From Lacerta agilis isolate rLacAgi1 chromosome Z, rLacAgi1.pri, whole genome shotgun sequence, the proteins below share one genomic window:
- the LOC117040221 gene encoding gap junction alpha-3 protein-like codes for MSPYTSKGSLLGTGRPCPSSLPVGREGKRGSSASTPPQWSEPPFLAGQGRLAPMGDWHLLGRLLESAQEHSTVVGKVWLTVLFIFRILVLGAAAEKVWGDEQSNFSCDTKQPGCQSVCYDQTFPISHIRFWVLQIIFVSTPSLIYLGHILHLVRMEEKELGASPGVQVEVSSSPAAQPRPGTAPVRDACGKIRLQGAILRTYFCNVVFKALFEVGFILGQYVLYGFELKPLYTCSRWPCPNTVNCYISRPTEKTIFILFMLAVACLSLLLNMVEMYHVATTKCRQGHEPKLSPEGHLEGEPASHSRRHHLLHCPSATPPSSPSLQPAEKASPQMEGASESPAWGGGQKRGSKSSKSSNKWRSSDLAV; via the coding sequence ATGTCTCCTTATACATCAAAGGGCAGCCTGCTTGGCACAGGTAggccctgcccctcctccctccctgttggcagggaggggaagagaggcagCAGTGCCAGCACCCCACCCCAATGGTCTGAACCTCCCTTTCTTGCAGGGCAAGGCCGCCTTGCACCCATGGGCGACTGGCACCTGCTTGGGAGGCTGCTGGAGAGTGCACAGGAACACTCCACGGTGGTAGGCAAAGTCTGGCTCACTGTCCTCTTCATCTTCCGCATCCTTGTCCTAGGGGCAGCAGCGGAGAAGGTGTGGGGGGATGAGCAGTCCAACTTCTCCTGCGACACCAAGCAGCCCGGCTGCCAGAGTGTCTGCTACGACCAGACCTTCCCCATCTCCCACATCCGCTTCTGGGTGCTGCAGATCATCTTCGTCTCCACGCCCAGCCTCATCTACCTGGGCCACATACTGCACTTGGTGCGCATGGAGGAGAAAGAGCTGGGGGCCTCCCCAGGGGTTCAGGTGGAGGTCAGCAGCAGCCCAGCAGCTCAGCCCAGGCCTGGCACAGCCCCTGTGCGGGACGCCTGCGGAAAGATCCGCCTGCAAGGAGCCATCTTGCGAACGTACTTCTGCAATGTTGTCTTCAAGGCTCTCTTTGAGGTGGGCTTCATCCTGGGCCAGTATGTGCTGTATGGCTTTGAGTTGAAGCCCCTCTACACCTGCAGCCGCTGGCCCTGCCCCAACACGGTCAACTGCTACATCTCCCGGCCCACTGAGAAAACCATCTTCATCCTCTTCATGCTGGCCGTCGCCTGCCTCTCCCTCCTGCTCAACATGGTGGAGATGTACCACGTGGCCACCACTAAGTGCAGGCAAGGTCATGAGCCCAAACTCAGCCCAGAAGGGCATCTGGAAGGAGAGCCTGCCAGCcacagccgccgccaccacctgcTTCACTGCCCCAGTGCTACGCCTCCCAGCAGTCCCTCTCTGCAGCCTGCAGAGAAAGCTAGTCCACAGATGGAAGGAGCGAGCGAGAGCCCCGCTTGGGGCGGAGGGCAGAAACGAGGGAGCAAGTCCAGCAAATCAAGCAACAAGTGGAGGTCTAGTGACCTGGCTGTTTAG
- the GJB1 gene encoding gap junction beta-1 protein encodes MKWEGFYALVIGVNRHSTAIGRIWLSVVFIFRIMVLVVAAESVWGDEQSSFTCNTQQPGCKNVCYDYYFPISHIRLWALQLILVTTPALLVAMHVAYQQHQEKKLLVMTGHGDPKHLEEVKKHKMRISGSLWWTYICSVIFRIVFEGTFMYIFYMIYPGYQMIRLVKCDVYPCPNTVDCFISRPTEKTIFTVFMLATSGICIILNLTEVVFLLVRACARRATKSHNPSSKKGSFLGHKLSEYKQNEINQLLTEQDGSLKDILRRNSGIQEKSDRCSAC; translated from the coding sequence ATGAAGTGGGAAGGCTTCTATGCCCTGGTGATCGGTGTGAACCGCCACTCCACCGCCATTGGCCGCATCTGGCTCTCTGTGGTGTTCATCTTCCGCATCATGGTGCTGGTCGTGGCCGCGGAGAGCGTCTGGGGGGATGAGCAGTCATCCTTCACCTGCAACACGCAGCAGCCCGGCTGCAAGAACGTCTGCTACGACTATTACTTCCCCATCTCCCACATCCGCCTGTGGGCCCTACAGCTCATCCTGGTGACCACGCCAGCCTTGCTGGTAGCCATGCACGTGGCATACCAGCAGCACCAGGAGAAGAAGCTCTTGGTCATGACGGGCCACGGGGACCCCAAGCACCTGGAGGAGGTGAAGAAGCACAAGATGCGCATCTCGGGGTCCCTGTGGTGGACATACATCTGCAGCGTGATCTTCCGCATCGTCTTTGAAGGCACTTTCATGTACATCTTCTACATGATCTACCCAGGCTACCAGATGATCCGCCTGGTCAAGTGCGACGTGTACCCCTGCCCCAACACGGTCGACTGCTTCATCTCACGCCCTACCGAGAAGACAATCTTCACCGTCTTCATGCTGGCCACCTCGGGCATCTGCATCATCCTCAACCTGACGGAGGTGGTGTTCCTGCTGGTGAGGGCTTGCGCCCGCCGCGCAACCAAGAGCCACAACCCTTCATCGAAGAAGGGCTCCTTCCTGGGCCACAAGCTCTCCGAGTACAAGCAGAACGAAATCAACCAGCTGCTGACGGAGCAGGACGGCTCCCTCAAAGACATTCTCCGGCGGAACTCAGGGATACAAGAGAAGAGTGACCGATGCTCAGCCTGCTAA